The DNA sequence GCTGGTAAAGTTCGGCGATGATGAACGGGGTGATGGAATGTTCACCACCGATTGCCAGCTGTTTCTTTCCTGCGCGGTAGGTCGCCGCAGTGTTTTTCCGGATGAGCGTCTCCGGGGCGGCGGGTTCTTCAAATGTGAACTCCAGGTCCCCCGCATCAAACACGCGGACCGCACTGACATCCCGGCGCAGATAGGGGCTGAAGGATTCGATGTTGGCAGTACCGAGACGGGCGACCGCCGGACCGAAACGGGTGCCGGGGATGTAGGAACTGGTGCGGTCAAGCGGCATGCCGATGACCACCACCTGAGCATCCGGAAGTGGGGAGCTGGCAAAAAAGTTTGCCATCAGCGGATATTAGCATAAGGATTAGATGTTGGCTGTCAATAATTGCACAAGCCGGTGCCGGATTGGAAATATGGAGGTCTGGCTTGACATCAGGGCACTGATGATTAAACTCAAACTGTCGGTCAGAAGAGAGTTAATGTTGACAGTTAAAAACCAAAGAAGGAGGTAATTATGAAGCTGTTGTTGGTCGTCACCGGTCTGGCAGTAGTTACTGCACTTGCCTGGGGTGCGCTGCCGGCGACGCAGGCCGGGCCGGGTTCGCTTCTGAGCCGGTCGGAGGAGGTGCTGACACCGGCGGTGAGTGACAACGGATTGCCAGCGGTTGACTTCTTTGCTGATGAAACGCTGCATTTCGACGGTGTACCTTATACCGGTGTCGGGCTGACCAGTGGCGGTACCTTCTATTCAGCGGCGCGGTTTACCCCGACAAGTGCCTGCACGCTGAAGGCGATTCTCTTCTATCAGTGGCACAACTCCAGCAACGATTACGCATATATTTTTGCTGAAGGTAATGATACTACTCCCGGGGCAGTGCTGGAGTCGGTTCCCTACAGTGGTGCTGATTCGATGCGCTGGAAGCGGATTGATCTCAATCCGCCGCTGGTACTGCCGGCAGGGAGCGATTTCTGGGCCTGTGTGCGGTTGACACATACGGCAGGGAGGTATCCGATCGGATGCGATGCCGGTCCGATGGTGCGCAACCGGGGCGGATTCCTCTCCAATAATCGCACATCCTGGCGACAGCTGGCAGACCAGGGGTTGGATTACAACTGGAATATCCGGGCGGTAATCAGCCGGATTCCCGGTCTGGCGCATGATGTGGGCGTGTCCAGAATTCTGGTGCCGGAGCCGAATGTTGGTCCGGGTAGTTATCAGCCAGTTGCCCGGGTAGTTAATTATGGCACGAATGCGGAAAATAATTTTCAGGTTTACTGCTGGATCGATTCCGGGGCGGTGCGGGTGTATAATCAGAGTGTAACCGTAACGAGTGCAATTCAGCCCGGTTCCCGGACTGATGTAACTTTTCCGGCGTGGCATACCGGTCCTGGAGGTGCAAGCTATACGGTCACGATGTTTACTGATCTGAGTGGGGATCTCAACCGGGCGAATGACACCGCACGGCAGACGACGAGTATTGCCAATGTGTTTGCGCTGATGGATCATGATACCGGTTACTGCCGGCTGACTGTGTCTTGTTTCGGTCCGCTGGGGTATGATGCCCCGGCTGATGCCGGTTCGGGGTTCCGCTATCCGAAGACCGCCGCCAGCGCCCTCTATTACGGCTCGTTTGCTATGGGGACCGATACCGGTTATGTTGCAGACTGGTATTATGGCCGGCCGGCAAGCCAGATTAATTCGGATCTGGTGGCGGTGGAGTCGCTGCGGGCGATTGTGCCGCCGGGTATCGGTGATGAGCATTTTTACGCCAGCTTCTCTGATGCGGCTCATCCCCGTCCCAAGAGTCTGCGGGTAGTTCAGCACAGCTATATGAGTGCCGACCCGTCGTACGATGACTTTATTATCATTGTCTATGACATCCAGAATCAGGGTTCCAGTGCGGTTAACGGGCTGTATGCCGGTCTGTTCATGGATTTTGATATCGGCTCTTCACCAACGACCAATCAGGGTGCCTCCGATACCGTGCGCCGCCTGGTGTATATGCGGCAGGCGTCAGGTGCCAATCCCACTGTTGGGGTCAGAATTCTTGAGCCTGCCAGTTTCCGGAATCTCAGTCTGGTGGATCATGCGATCTATGTCTATCCGGATACCGCAATGACCGAAAATATGAAGTGGCGTTTTCTGAACGGCACAATCGTCCAGCGCAGTTCCAACCGGCCTTATGACTGGTCAATCGTTGCCTCTGCCGGGCCGTTTGATATCAATCCGGGCGGAACTGCCCGGCTGGCGGTGGCGGTGGTAGGTGGCAGTGATGAGAACGGGTTGCGGGCAAATGCGGATGCGGCGCAGGTGTGGTATAATACCAATGTGGGGCTGGCGGAGGTACCGGCGGTAGTAGAACCGTTGAAGTTCCGGGTTTCTCCCAATCCGTTTGCACAACGGACCCGGGTATATTATCATGCGGGAGTTGCAGGCAGGATGAGACTTGAGGCTTTTGACGCAGCCGGCCGGCGGGTTGAGCAGGTGGAGTTTGATGTTGCACCGGGAAGCGGCAGTTATTTGTGGAAGCCTCAGGGTTTGAATTGTGGTGTCTACTTTCTGAGGGTTGTTACTCCGGATGGCATAGTCGAGACAAAGGTTCTGCGGCTGGATTAGAGACTGGAGTAGGGAGCGGGGCGTCCGTTTGCGGACGCCCCGTTTTGTTTCTGGGGTGAGGCGTTCCGGTTGACAGGCGGGCGGTTTTGAGTAGAAGTATTATAATAAAAGGAGGTCAGGTTTATGCCTGTTTATGAGTTCTGTTGTGACGAGTGCGAGAAGAAGTTTGATATTGTCGCAACGCTCCAGGAGAAGGAGGCCGGGCTGAAGCCGGTATGTCCCCATTGCGGGAGCAGCAGTGTGCATCAGGTGTTCGGACGGTTTACCGTGATTGGCGGTTCCAAGGATGATACCGATATTGATCTGCCGGATGTGGATGAGGATTACGGTGCGGGCGCCGATGAGGAGTTCGGGGATGAGGGAATGGAAGGGATTGATGATCTGGACGAGGATCTGGATGAGGATGTGGAGCTGGATTAGGAGGAGCGGAGATGTTCTGGTTTGACTGGATGAGTCTGGGTAT is a window from the candidate division WOR-3 bacterium genome containing:
- a CDS encoding T9SS type A sorting domain-containing protein, producing the protein MKLLLVVTGLAVVTALAWGALPATQAGPGSLLSRSEEVLTPAVSDNGLPAVDFFADETLHFDGVPYTGVGLTSGGTFYSAARFTPTSACTLKAILFYQWHNSSNDYAYIFAEGNDTTPGAVLESVPYSGADSMRWKRIDLNPPLVLPAGSDFWACVRLTHTAGRYPIGCDAGPMVRNRGGFLSNNRTSWRQLADQGLDYNWNIRAVISRIPGLAHDVGVSRILVPEPNVGPGSYQPVARVVNYGTNAENNFQVYCWIDSGAVRVYNQSVTVTSAIQPGSRTDVTFPAWHTGPGGASYTVTMFTDLSGDLNRANDTARQTTSIANVFALMDHDTGYCRLTVSCFGPLGYDAPADAGSGFRYPKTAASALYYGSFAMGTDTGYVADWYYGRPASQINSDLVAVESLRAIVPPGIGDEHFYASFSDAAHPRPKSLRVVQHSYMSADPSYDDFIIIVYDIQNQGSSAVNGLYAGLFMDFDIGSSPTTNQGASDTVRRLVYMRQASGANPTVGVRILEPASFRNLSLVDHAIYVYPDTAMTENMKWRFLNGTIVQRSSNRPYDWSIVASAGPFDINPGGTARLAVAVVGGSDENGLRANADAAQVWYNTNVGLAEVPAVVEPLKFRVSPNPFAQRTRVYYHAGVAGRMRLEAFDAAGRRVEQVEFDVAPGSGSYLWKPQGLNCGVYFLRVVTPDGIVETKVLRLD
- a CDS encoding zinc ribbon domain-containing protein; the protein is MPVYEFCCDECEKKFDIVATLQEKEAGLKPVCPHCGSSSVHQVFGRFTVIGGSKDDTDIDLPDVDEDYGAGADEEFGDEGMEGIDDLDEDLDEDVELD